From Alteromonas australica, one genomic window encodes:
- a CDS encoding aminotransferase class V-fold PLP-dependent enzyme, producing the protein MSLDVAALRAQFPILSKTVDGKPLVYLDNAATTQKPQAVIDALVDFYTGTNANVHRGAHHLSDEATRRYENARSSVASFINANAREEVIWTSGTTEAINIVANGLAQLLGEGDEVMVTELEHHANLVTWQQACRRAGATLNIVPIFDTGELDVEAFDRLLSSNTKMVAFPHVSNALGTVNPIKLLTQKAKAVGAWVLVDGAQGIAHGGVDVQDIGCDFYSFSGHKLFGPTGIGCLWGKKEVLETWPVWQVGGEMIKDVTYHEATWGPLPNRLEAGTPNIAGAIGMGAAVDWFCALDVNALHEHEQKLLAYATEQAEAFEGMRIIGTAPNKVGVLSFLLEGAHPADVGFILDRQGVAIRTGDNCAQPLMKRFGIPGTARASFSIYNTLEEVDSLFAALKKAKMMLA; encoded by the coding sequence ATGAGCCTAGACGTTGCAGCACTTCGTGCCCAGTTTCCTATTTTATCAAAGACGGTAGACGGCAAACCGCTAGTCTACCTAGATAACGCAGCGACCACGCAAAAACCGCAAGCGGTGATAGACGCGTTGGTAGACTTTTATACGGGCACGAACGCGAACGTGCATCGCGGTGCTCATCACTTGTCTGATGAAGCCACCCGTCGATATGAAAATGCACGTAGCAGCGTCGCGAGTTTCATTAATGCCAACGCCCGCGAAGAAGTTATTTGGACGTCGGGCACCACTGAGGCCATTAACATCGTAGCCAATGGTCTAGCTCAGCTTCTCGGTGAAGGTGATGAAGTGATGGTCACCGAGCTTGAGCACCATGCAAACTTGGTTACGTGGCAACAGGCCTGTCGTCGTGCTGGCGCTACGCTCAACATTGTACCTATTTTCGATACTGGCGAGCTTGACGTAGAAGCCTTTGACAGACTGCTTTCAAGCAACACCAAAATGGTCGCCTTCCCGCACGTGTCAAACGCCTTGGGAACGGTAAACCCAATTAAACTGCTAACGCAAAAAGCCAAAGCAGTTGGGGCCTGGGTTTTGGTAGATGGCGCGCAGGGTATAGCCCATGGCGGCGTAGACGTACAAGACATCGGCTGCGACTTTTACTCATTTTCAGGGCATAAGCTTTTCGGCCCAACAGGCATTGGCTGCTTGTGGGGTAAAAAAGAGGTCCTAGAAACCTGGCCGGTATGGCAGGTTGGTGGCGAGATGATCAAGGATGTCACCTATCACGAAGCCACGTGGGGCCCTTTACCTAACCGCTTGGAAGCCGGTACCCCAAATATCGCCGGCGCTATCGGAATGGGGGCGGCAGTTGACTGGTTTTGCGCCCTTGATGTAAACGCATTACACGAACATGAGCAAAAGCTGCTGGCCTATGCCACTGAGCAGGCTGAAGCCTTTGAAGGGATGCGTATTATTGGTACAGCACCAAACAAGGTTGGGGTGTTAAGCTTTTTGCTTGAAGGTGCGCATCCAGCCGATGTGGGCTTTATTTTAGATAGACAAGGCGTGGCTATTCGCACAGGTGATAACTGTGCGCAACCACTGATGAAGCGATTCGGCATACCGGGTACCGCTCGTGCGTCGTTTTCAATTTACAATACGCTTGAAGAAGTAGACAGCTTATTTGCTGCGCTTAAAAAAGCAAAAATGATGTTGGCCTAA
- a CDS encoding SufE family protein — protein MQLPSSEEIIDDLAFFDDWEQRYQYIIDLGKSIPGLPEDAKSPERLVKGCQSSVWLIESYDGNKITFDVDSDAVIVQGLLALVLAAYNDKTPADILAFDIDGYFEALDLERHITPTRGNGLRAIVGKIQQLAKANA, from the coding sequence ATGCAATTACCAAGTAGTGAAGAGATTATTGATGATTTAGCGTTCTTCGACGATTGGGAACAGCGATATCAGTACATCATTGACTTAGGCAAATCTATTCCAGGTTTACCCGAAGACGCGAAAAGCCCCGAGCGCCTAGTGAAAGGTTGTCAAAGCAGCGTGTGGCTAATTGAGTCCTATGACGGTAACAAAATTACCTTCGACGTAGATAGCGACGCGGTTATCGTTCAAGGTTTATTAGCACTCGTGCTCGCGGCCTACAACGATAAAACCCCAGCAGATATACTCGCGTTTGATATCGATGGGTATTTTGAAGCGTTAGATCTGGAGCGTCATATTACCCCAACGCGGGGGAATGGCTTGCGCGCTATTGTGGGTAAAATACAGCAACTGGCAAAAGCAAACGCCTAA
- the ndk gene encoding nucleoside-diphosphate kinase, with product MALERTFSIIKPDAVAKNVIGAIYNRFESAGLRIVASKMIHMSKEQAEGFYAEHKERPFFGALVDFMTSGPVMVQVLEGENAVLANREIMGATNPADAAAGTLRSDYAASIDENAVHGSDAPESAAREIAYFFSEEEICPRTR from the coding sequence ATGGCTCTTGAGCGTACTTTTTCGATTATCAAGCCTGATGCGGTAGCTAAAAACGTAATCGGTGCAATTTACAACCGTTTCGAATCTGCAGGTCTTCGCATCGTGGCATCTAAGATGATCCACATGAGCAAAGAGCAAGCAGAAGGCTTCTATGCAGAACACAAAGAGCGTCCTTTCTTCGGCGCACTTGTTGACTTCATGACGTCTGGTCCAGTTATGGTTCAAGTACTAGAAGGCGAAAACGCTGTTCTAGCTAACCGCGAAATCATGGGCGCAACTAACCCAGCTGATGCCGCTGCAGGTACACTTCGTTCAGACTACGCTGCGTCAATCGACGAAAACGCAGTTCACGGTTCTGACGCACCTGAGTCAGCAGCACGCGAAATTGCTTACTTCTTCTCTGAAGAAGAAATCTGCCCACGTACTCGCTAA
- a CDS encoding HesB/IscA family protein: protein MSVETFVPSTKLITLTDSAVKHFESKLKDKPGQLIRLSTKVSGCTGYAYVLDFADSAQADDEIIEISPLVNVAVAADATDLLRNTEIDYVMEGVNGIIKYNNPNVVDECGCGESFNVG from the coding sequence ATGAGTGTTGAAACGTTTGTACCTAGTACAAAACTCATTACGCTAACTGACAGTGCCGTTAAGCATTTCGAAAGTAAGCTTAAAGACAAGCCTGGTCAGTTAATTCGTTTATCAACAAAAGTAAGCGGCTGTACGGGCTATGCTTACGTGCTTGATTTCGCTGACAGCGCCCAAGCAGATGATGAAATTATTGAAATTTCTCCCCTTGTTAATGTCGCGGTTGCCGCAGATGCAACCGATTTATTGCGTAACACAGAAATTGACTATGTTATGGAAGGCGTAAACGGCATTATCAAGTACAACAACCCTAATGTTGTTGATGAATGTGGGTGTGGCGAGAGTTTTAACGTAGGTTAA
- the sufB gene encoding Fe-S cluster assembly protein SufB, which produces MSEQIEQALERKYDAGFYSEIESETFESGLDESVIRRISAMKNEPEWMLEWRLKSYRAWLEMEEPDWAHVDYPKIDYQSISYYSAPKSMKDKPQSLDEVDPELLRTYEKLGIPLHEQEMLAGVAVDAVFDSVSVVTTFREKLEDAGVIFCPISEAVQKYPDLVKKYIGSVVPRTDNYFAALNSAVFTDGSFVYIPKGTRCPMELSTYFRINEMNTGQFERTLIVADEGSYVSYLEGCTAPQRDENQLHAAVVELVAMDDAQIKYSTVQNWYPGDENGKGGIYNFVTKRGVAHTNAKISWTQVETGSAVTWKYPSCVLKGDNSVGEFYSVALTRGRQQADTGTKMIHVGKNTKSTIISKGISAGNSNNAYRGLVQMGPRADGARNFTECDSLLIGDKCGAHTFPYIESRNPSAIVEHEATTSKVSDEQLFLCQQRGLDTEKAVSMIVNGFCKEVFKELPMEFAVEAGKLLEISLEGSVG; this is translated from the coding sequence ATGAGTGAACAGATCGAACAGGCGTTAGAAAGAAAGTACGATGCAGGTTTCTATTCAGAAATCGAGTCAGAAACGTTTGAAAGCGGCCTGGACGAGTCGGTTATCCGCCGCATATCAGCAATGAAAAACGAGCCTGAATGGATGCTTGAATGGCGCTTGAAGTCGTATCGTGCATGGCTTGAAATGGAAGAGCCAGACTGGGCGCATGTGGATTATCCAAAAATCGACTATCAGTCCATTTCTTACTACTCGGCACCAAAGAGTATGAAAGACAAGCCTCAGTCGCTAGACGAGGTGGACCCAGAGTTACTGCGTACCTACGAAAAGCTTGGTATTCCGCTTCATGAGCAAGAAATGCTGGCGGGTGTAGCTGTAGATGCGGTATTCGACTCGGTTTCCGTTGTGACGACATTCCGCGAAAAGTTGGAAGACGCAGGGGTAATTTTCTGCCCGATTTCTGAAGCGGTTCAGAAGTATCCAGACCTTGTGAAAAAATATATCGGTTCTGTGGTTCCTCGCACGGACAACTACTTTGCGGCACTAAACAGTGCAGTATTTACTGACGGTTCATTCGTTTATATTCCAAAAGGCACCCGCTGCCCTATGGAGCTATCAACCTATTTCCGTATTAACGAAATGAACACCGGTCAGTTCGAACGTACGCTTATTGTTGCCGATGAAGGCAGCTACGTGAGCTACCTAGAAGGCTGTACCGCACCTCAGCGCGATGAAAACCAGCTGCACGCCGCTGTGGTTGAACTGGTTGCGATGGACGATGCGCAAATCAAATACTCGACGGTACAAAACTGGTACCCGGGCGATGAAAACGGTAAAGGCGGTATTTACAACTTCGTGACCAAGCGCGGTGTTGCACACACGAACGCTAAAATCTCTTGGACGCAGGTTGAAACGGGCTCTGCGGTAACGTGGAAGTACCCAAGCTGTGTACTTAAAGGCGACAATAGTGTGGGTGAGTTCTACTCAGTAGCCCTAACACGTGGCCGTCAGCAGGCAGATACCGGTACTAAGATGATTCACGTGGGTAAAAACACCAAGTCGACCATCATTTCAAAAGGTATATCAGCGGGGAATAGTAACAATGCCTATCGCGGTTTGGTCCAAATGGGCCCGCGGGCAGACGGTGCACGTAACTTTACCGAGTGCGACTCGCTGCTGATTGGCGACAAGTGTGGTGCACACACATTCCCGTATATCGAAAGCCGCAATCCTTCAGCCATTGTTGAGCACGAAGCGACAACATCGAAGGTGAGCGACGAACAATTATTTTTGTGTCAGCAACGTGGCTTAGACACAGAGAAAGCCGTTTCTATGATTGTTAACGGTTTCTGTAAAGAAGTATTCAAAGAGCTACCAATGGAATTTGCCGTAGAAGCCGGCAAACTGCTCGAAATTAGTCTTGAAGGTTCAGTGGGGTAA
- the sufT gene encoding putative Fe-S cluster assembly protein SufT: MKQKMVTTERDCKARLVPAGNPTVIPEGEFVNITQELGGNYTVTWRGNMYRIDGTDAGAIGRKAMTLTFDAPEDGNISEQQVWDALETIFDPEIPINLVSLGLIYKVDIDQASGDVNIDMTLTAPGCGMGPVLVGDVEYRVAMVPHVKNVNVELVFDPAWSRDMMSEEAQLEAGLFF; this comes from the coding sequence ATGAAACAAAAAATGGTGACCACCGAGCGCGATTGTAAAGCGCGTTTGGTGCCAGCGGGTAACCCAACTGTTATCCCTGAAGGCGAGTTTGTGAATATCACCCAAGAGCTCGGTGGTAACTACACGGTAACCTGGCGCGGCAATATGTACCGCATTGACGGTACTGACGCTGGCGCTATCGGTCGCAAAGCGATGACGTTAACCTTTGATGCGCCAGAAGATGGTAACATTAGCGAACAGCAAGTGTGGGATGCCTTAGAGACCATTTTTGACCCCGAGATTCCAATTAACCTGGTTTCATTGGGGCTTATCTACAAAGTCGATATTGATCAAGCATCCGGTGACGTCAATATTGATATGACGCTTACCGCGCCGGGTTGTGGCATGGGGCCGGTTCTGGTCGGTGACGTGGAGTATCGTGTTGCCATGGTGCCTCATGTGAAAAACGTCAATGTTGAGCTAGTGTTCGACCCTGCATGGTCACGAGATATGATGAGTGAAGAAGCGCAGCTTGAAGCTGGGCTTTTCTTCTAA
- a CDS encoding bifunctional tRNA (adenosine(37)-C2)-methyltransferase TrmG/ribosomal RNA large subunit methyltransferase RlmN, translating to MAKTNLLNLNREGLRNFFKEMGEKPFRADQVMKWIYQQGISDFEEMSNLNKNLRAMLIEHCEIKAPEIAYFQEASDGTIKFALTLEGGQEVESVWIPETDRATLCVSSQVGCALECTFCSTAQQGFNRNLSVSEIIGQVWRVATFLGLSKDTSKRPITNVVMMGMGEPLLNLKNVVPAMDIMLDDFGFGLSKRRVTLSTSGVVPALDMLGDQIDVALAISLHAPNDELRNEIVPINKKYNIETFLAGVRRYLAKSRANQGKVTVEYVMLSHINDSTDQAHQLAQVLKDTPCKINLIPFNPYPGSPYTCSSNSRIDRFSKVLMDYGLTTVVRKTRGDDIDAACGQLVGDVVDRTKRMLKKQMKGEAISVKMAQ from the coding sequence ATGGCAAAAACGAACTTATTAAATCTAAATCGCGAAGGCTTGCGCAATTTCTTTAAGGAAATGGGCGAGAAACCGTTTCGTGCCGATCAGGTAATGAAATGGATTTACCAGCAGGGTATCAGCGATTTCGAGGAAATGAGTAACCTCAATAAAAACCTTCGCGCCATGCTTATTGAACATTGCGAAATTAAGGCGCCCGAAATAGCCTACTTTCAGGAAGCGAGCGATGGCACTATTAAGTTCGCTCTTACGCTAGAAGGTGGACAGGAAGTGGAATCGGTTTGGATCCCCGAAACCGATCGCGCCACCTTGTGTGTATCGTCACAGGTTGGTTGTGCGTTAGAGTGTACTTTCTGCTCTACGGCGCAGCAGGGTTTTAACCGAAATCTCAGCGTCAGCGAAATTATTGGTCAAGTATGGCGGGTGGCCACGTTCTTAGGGTTATCAAAAGATACCAGTAAACGTCCCATCACCAACGTGGTCATGATGGGCATGGGGGAGCCGTTACTTAACCTTAAAAATGTCGTGCCTGCTATGGACATTATGCTAGACGACTTTGGGTTTGGCTTGTCTAAACGCCGGGTAACGTTAAGTACCTCTGGTGTGGTGCCAGCTTTGGATATGCTAGGCGATCAAATTGACGTCGCGCTTGCTATTTCACTGCACGCACCCAATGATGAATTGCGTAACGAAATTGTCCCTATCAACAAGAAGTACAACATTGAAACATTCTTGGCAGGTGTTCGCCGCTATTTAGCCAAATCTAGAGCGAACCAAGGCAAGGTGACGGTAGAGTATGTTATGCTTTCTCATATCAACGACAGTACCGATCAAGCTCACCAATTGGCGCAAGTGCTGAAAGATACGCCGTGTAAAATCAATCTTATTCCGTTTAACCCATATCCAGGGTCGCCGTATACGTGTTCGAGTAATTCACGTATTGATAGATTCTCAAAAGTGCTTATGGATTATGGGCTTACCACTGTAGTGCGTAAAACGCGTGGGGATGATATTGATGCTGCGTGCGGTCAATTAGTGGGTGATGTTGTTGATAGAACGAAAAGAATGTTGAAAAAACAGATGAAGGGCGAAGCAATTTCGGTAAAAATGGCCCAATAA
- a CDS encoding RodZ domain-containing protein, whose amino-acid sequence MVSEEKATEENSSQPENNTTPSPGQMLRERREALGLSQQQVADKLFLKAHQINDLEEDRLDDNASITFTKGYVRNYAKQLGLDSAAVINAFEQRHVTAEPPAKLQSFSKRVAKQTHDDRWMMVTYFILLLIIGGVVAWWYQQPSDEGTAGNTVENTVDSTAERTVVERIKEDAGNTPVSSSNGRLGEPSSDEAGTGNARQDNARQAVDSVDNSINPEASSQGAINDSHSQLIEQATPANVSPDNGGVSGANIDESNNLTALVSNRADGTVALQQNTSPVPTSAPIQMAFTFEDDCWVNIKDATGEAIAYGVKQKGRVMEIQGVPPVEVTLGAPDNVRISINNEPVDISSYQNGTTARFTLPL is encoded by the coding sequence ATGGTGTCAGAAGAAAAAGCGACAGAAGAAAATAGTTCGCAACCAGAGAATAATACTACGCCAAGCCCTGGACAAATGTTAAGGGAACGTCGTGAAGCGTTAGGACTTTCACAACAACAAGTGGCTGATAAACTATTTTTAAAAGCCCATCAAATTAATGATTTAGAAGAAGATCGTCTTGATGACAATGCGTCTATCACGTTTACCAAAGGCTATGTGCGGAATTATGCAAAGCAATTAGGTTTAGATTCTGCGGCGGTGATCAACGCATTTGAACAACGTCATGTCACAGCCGAGCCTCCGGCTAAATTGCAGAGCTTCTCCAAACGTGTCGCAAAACAGACACACGATGACCGTTGGATGATGGTGACCTACTTTATTCTGCTGCTTATTATTGGTGGAGTAGTGGCTTGGTGGTATCAGCAACCAAGCGATGAAGGTACGGCGGGAAATACGGTGGAGAACACGGTAGATAGTACCGCAGAACGCACGGTTGTTGAGCGTATTAAAGAGGACGCTGGCAATACACCAGTTTCAAGTTCAAATGGTCGTCTCGGCGAGCCTAGCTCAGACGAAGCGGGTACTGGGAATGCTCGGCAAGATAATGCTCGGCAAGCCGTGGATAGTGTCGATAATTCAATCAATCCAGAAGCCTCTTCACAAGGTGCAATTAACGATAGTCATTCACAACTTATCGAGCAAGCCACCCCTGCTAATGTAAGTCCAGACAACGGTGGCGTGAGCGGTGCAAATATCGATGAGTCGAATAATCTGACGGCATTAGTATCAAACCGAGCAGATGGCACTGTTGCCTTACAGCAGAACACGTCGCCAGTGCCAACGTCGGCCCCCATACAAATGGCGTTTACCTTTGAGGATGATTGCTGGGTAAACATAAAAGATGCAACAGGTGAAGCCATCGCCTACGGGGTAAAGCAAAAAGGGCGAGTTATGGAAATTCAAGGCGTACCTCCTGTTGAAGTTACGCTTGGTGCACCGGATAATGTACGTATATCAATTAACAACGAGCCGGTAGATATTTCATCATATCAAAATGGTACAACCGCTCGTTTTACGCTTCCTTTATAG
- the sufC gene encoding Fe-S cluster assembly ATPase SufC, whose product MLSIKNLHASVEEKNIIKGLNLEVKPGEVHAIMGPNGAGKSTLGYVLSGRDGYEVSEGEARLNGKDLLELDVEERAREGLFLAFQYPVEIPGVSNMEFMKESVNAMREERGEAPLTAAEFLKKAKDACKQVQLPLDFLKRGVNEGFSGGEKKRNEIMQMILLEPKLCILDESDSGLDVDALQVVADGVNSQRDGERSFIVVTHYQRLLDYIKPDFVHILADGKIVKSGDASLALEVEKSGYAFLGKAYEEAEA is encoded by the coding sequence ATGCTTAGTATCAAGAATTTACATGCCAGCGTGGAAGAGAAAAACATCATTAAAGGTCTTAACCTTGAAGTTAAACCTGGTGAAGTACACGCGATCATGGGCCCCAACGGTGCCGGTAAAAGTACACTAGGTTACGTACTATCTGGCCGTGATGGCTACGAAGTGAGTGAAGGTGAAGCCAGGCTTAACGGTAAAGACTTACTTGAGCTTGACGTTGAAGAGCGCGCTCGAGAAGGCCTGTTTTTAGCGTTTCAGTACCCAGTTGAAATTCCTGGCGTAAGCAACATGGAATTTATGAAAGAGTCGGTTAATGCCATGCGTGAAGAACGCGGCGAAGCGCCACTGACGGCAGCTGAGTTCCTTAAAAAAGCGAAAGACGCGTGTAAGCAAGTTCAACTTCCACTGGATTTCTTAAAGCGTGGCGTTAACGAAGGTTTTTCCGGCGGTGAGAAAAAGCGTAACGAAATCATGCAAATGATTTTGCTTGAGCCAAAGCTTTGTATTCTGGACGAATCAGACTCAGGCCTTGACGTTGATGCACTACAAGTGGTTGCCGATGGCGTAAACAGCCAGCGCGACGGTGAGCGTAGCTTCATTGTTGTTACCCACTACCAGCGTCTTCTCGACTACATCAAGCCTGACTTTGTACACATTCTTGCCGACGGTAAAATTGTGAAAAGTGGTGATGCCTCACTGGCACTAGAAGTTGAAAAGAGTGGTTACGCTTTCCTAGGTAAGGCGTATGAGGAGGCCGAGGCATGA
- the pilW gene encoding type IV pilus biogenesis/stability protein PilW, which translates to MGKGWLVVISLSIVLLCGCVSSTDANRVGDDFNREEAAKTRMSLGLTYLKNNNYTQAKKNLDKALEFDPHSGDVHYALAYYYQLVGDNERAETAYKTAISLSPNSGDIMNSYGAFQCQNGRYAEAKRYFLKAIDSKHYANAAETYENLALCAQSQGNLDDAIAYLEDAVKHQPGRPKSLLLLSELYVADRQWDNAKRTLSTYQRVAGTTPNVLWMSYEVAKAQGDESKALAYGNRLLEQFPQSALAERVQQQINTSKPQIMRSLKANPSEGSPPAEESSANEKSTSKNSEVSKETPQFHIVKQGENLYRISLMHNIKVATLQTWNNLEDPGAIFAGMKLWLVPTQLQEK; encoded by the coding sequence ATGGGCAAAGGTTGGCTAGTCGTTATATCACTTAGCATTGTGTTGTTGTGCGGGTGTGTCAGTAGTACAGATGCAAATAGAGTTGGTGACGACTTCAATCGTGAAGAAGCCGCGAAAACGCGAATGTCCCTTGGTCTTACCTATTTAAAAAATAACAATTACACCCAAGCCAAAAAGAACCTAGATAAAGCGCTGGAATTTGATCCCCATTCTGGTGATGTTCACTACGCTTTAGCCTACTACTATCAGTTGGTGGGCGATAATGAGCGAGCAGAAACCGCCTATAAAACGGCAATTTCATTGTCGCCAAATAGCGGCGATATCATGAATAGCTACGGTGCATTTCAATGCCAAAATGGTCGTTATGCAGAAGCTAAACGTTATTTCCTAAAGGCCATTGATAGCAAACACTACGCTAATGCAGCCGAAACTTACGAGAATCTTGCGCTGTGCGCACAAAGTCAAGGTAATCTTGATGATGCGATTGCTTACTTGGAAGATGCGGTAAAGCATCAACCGGGGCGACCAAAGAGCCTTTTACTGTTGTCTGAACTCTATGTGGCAGACAGACAATGGGATAACGCCAAGCGTACCTTATCTACCTACCAGAGAGTTGCAGGTACAACCCCTAATGTACTCTGGATGTCTTACGAAGTGGCCAAAGCCCAAGGTGACGAAAGCAAGGCATTAGCCTATGGGAATCGTCTGCTTGAGCAGTTTCCGCAAAGTGCGTTAGCTGAACGTGTTCAACAGCAGATAAACACTTCAAAGCCTCAAATTATGCGAAGCCTAAAAGCGAATCCTTCGGAAGGATCACCCCCGGCGGAAGAAAGTAGTGCCAATGAGAAAAGCACAAGTAAAAACAGTGAAGTATCTAAAGAAACACCTCAATTCCATATAGTAAAACAGGGCGAAAACCTATATCGTATTTCGCTCATGCACAATATTAAAGTGGCTACGCTGCAAACCTGGAACAACCTTGAAGATCCTGGCGCAATTTTTGCCGGTATGAAACTTTGGTTAGTCCCCACTCAATTGCAGGAAAAATAG
- the sufD gene encoding Fe-S cluster assembly protein SufD, whose protein sequence is MSQWLEQVIDTAQRDDYLSPVRQQALAQLKADGWPARRNESWRFTPLTPIEKREAKQAVQADNLPVPAIDNLNAIDLIFVDGVLVTQVNTLDVPAGMSITSLNSDDAATQQAISSVYGKVKPSRHMFGLVNDALCQHGIFINVEAGVKIDTPVRIVNMASQNVDAHTRVVVKVAEGASATVIEQGFGDTESLTTAFAEYDLADDAHLEHYRFAMFTGKAKQLGGSHFKLHNRTTLNSTMVGYGSELSRLDVDIHHAGEFADAKMNAVYLLAEGELFDLHSTIEHAMPNGTTEENARGIVGDKARAVFNGRIHIHRDAQKTLAELNNRNLLLSRRGVINTKPELEIYADDVKCAHGATVAEIEEEALYYMLTRGIPRSKALVMLNFGFIQELINDVPNGAIREWLAPLLSERFAQMEVK, encoded by the coding sequence ATGAGTCAATGGCTAGAACAGGTCATTGATACAGCACAGCGCGACGATTATCTATCGCCCGTGCGTCAACAGGCCTTAGCACAACTAAAAGCCGACGGCTGGCCAGCGCGCAGAAACGAAAGCTGGCGCTTTACGCCGCTTACGCCAATTGAAAAGCGTGAAGCAAAGCAAGCCGTTCAAGCTGACAATTTGCCAGTACCGGCTATTGATAATTTAAATGCTATCGATCTTATTTTTGTCGATGGCGTGCTGGTTACACAGGTTAATACCCTTGATGTGCCAGCTGGCATGAGTATTACGTCACTAAACAGTGATGATGCTGCTACGCAACAAGCGATTAGCAGCGTGTATGGCAAAGTTAAGCCTAGCCGTCATATGTTTGGTTTGGTGAACGATGCGCTATGCCAACATGGTATTTTTATCAATGTTGAAGCAGGCGTGAAAATCGACACACCAGTGCGCATTGTGAACATGGCGTCGCAAAATGTAGATGCCCACACGCGCGTGGTAGTAAAAGTAGCAGAAGGCGCAAGCGCCACTGTTATCGAGCAAGGCTTTGGTGATACTGAAAGCTTAACCACGGCGTTTGCTGAATACGATTTGGCGGATGATGCTCATCTAGAGCACTATCGTTTCGCTATGTTTACTGGCAAAGCAAAGCAACTAGGCGGTAGCCACTTCAAGCTACATAACCGCACCACGCTCAATAGCACCATGGTGGGTTATGGTAGCGAACTGTCGCGCTTAGACGTAGACATTCACCATGCGGGCGAATTTGCTGACGCGAAAATGAATGCCGTTTATTTGTTGGCAGAAGGCGAGTTGTTCGACCTGCACTCTACCATTGAGCACGCTATGCCTAACGGTACTACCGAGGAAAATGCGCGCGGTATTGTGGGTGATAAAGCGCGCGCTGTGTTTAACGGTCGTATTCATATTCACCGCGACGCACAGAAAACGCTGGCTGAACTGAACAACCGCAACTTGTTATTGTCACGCCGCGGCGTAATTAATACCAAGCCTGAGCTTGAAATTTACGCAGATGACGTAAAGTGTGCCCATGGTGCAACCGTAGCTGAAATTGAAGAAGAAGCCTTGTACTACATGCTGACTCGTGGCATTCCGCGTAGTAAAGCTCTTGTTATGCTTAACTTCGGCTTCATTCAAGAGCTGATAAACGATGTACCAAATGGGGCAATCCGTGAATGGCTTGCGCCACTGTTAAGTGAACGCTTCGCCCAAATGGAGGTGAAATGA